tacaattttatttgcaaTGTCCAGGCATTCATTTCAAGGCAGTTTATTGAGGTGAATTTACATatggtatttattctttttagtatACAGTTCTGTGAATTTTGACTAACATATACGTCACTGAAATCAAGATACGAGACACTTCATCAGTCCAAAAATTTCCCTCATGCCCTTTGGCTAGAATTTGCCAGTAAGGTCATTTGCCCCTAGATTTTCTTTGCTagactgttttaaaatttaaattcaattttattaacgtatactgtattattagtttcaggggtagaatttagtgattcatcagtagCATGTAACACTCAGCGCTAGATGGTTTTTATCTACACATTCAACTTGTTTAGGAGATATAGGACTATCCAGGCTGTCCATTTCTTGTGTAtgctttggtaatttgtgtctttcaaggaattcaTACATTTTGCTgaaattgttaattttatagGCATAAAGGTGTCCCTAATCTTCTCGTGAAGTTGTCCCTAATATTTACAGGGACCTTGACACCTGCAAGCCATGCAATGGGTTGACATTCTGGAACTGCTGCTCTTCATGGTTGGCAACAGGTATCACTTGCTTGATACAGTTTAATTCCATTTGGTTTAGAGAACGTACTTTGcatgattttacttttaaatttggaATAGTTTGCTTTATGTCCCAGAATATGATTTATCTTGGCAAATGTTCCAAATGCACTTGAAAGTAAAGTGTATTCAACCACTGTTGGATGAAGTCTTCTCTAAATGGCAAAGAAGTCAAGCTGGGTGGTAGTGTTGGTCAAGTCTCCTACATCCTTAATGATTTTCTGTCATCTTGTTTTGTCAGTTACTAAGAGAACTATTTAGTTTTCCAAATATACTTCTGGTTGTCTATCAGTTTTTGCATCATGAATCTTGAaactctgttgttaggtgcatacacatttagaattGTACGTTACCTGCTGTAAACTTGGTAATAATCCTTGTATGAATTCTTTGTTGATATGAATATAGATAGTCCAGCTTTCTTCTGATTAGTTTTAGCATGGCATACCTTTTTTCATCCTTAGTCTTTTAGCCTACTTacctctttatatttaaaaagtgtttcttaCAGAAAACATATGGCATATgttaggttttgcttttttatccaatctgacaatctctgtttTAAGTGgtatatttagaacatttacatttaatgtaattattgatatcaCAGGATTTGAACCTACCATCATGCTAATGTTTACTATTTCtaccatgtcttatttatttaattttcctgctTTTGgattgaggtttgttttttttttaataattccattTTGTCTCTACTATTGCCTTATTAGCCATATaccagtttaaatttttttaatggtcgCTCTGGGGCTTATAATATGCACCTGTAATTTTTCACAGTCTACCTTCTAATATTATGCCGATTCATGTAGTGTAGAACAGCATACTTCCAATTTCTCTCTGCTGTTTTATGGTATTGTTAAATTTTACTTCTTATATATGCTATAAACTCACAGAACTTTGCTCACATTTTTGCTTTAATGAGTATTTTCaagtgattaaaaataagaaaaactattttatatttgCCTCAATTTTAAGCATTTTCCAAGTTcgttcattctctttctttccatttctttccattacttcctccttccttctttcttccttcctctctcccgcctttttctttccttctttcttgttttctcttttccttccttctttccttccttccttctccctccctccctcttctttcctttctttctccttctttcttttccttttctcttttcttttttttttctttcttccgtCTCTTGGTCCAGATTTACTTCTGGTATATACTTTCTGtctataaaaattcctttaatattttttatagtgCTGATCTGCTGGTAGTGAAATCTATTAGCTTTTATTAAtctgaaaatctttattttgcattttttttgaaaaacattttcattggGCTAGGAATTTTTGATTAACAGTATTTTGTTTCAGAATGTTAAAGATATCACTCCGTTGACTTCTGGCTTGAATGGTTTTTGATAAGAAGTCTGCTTTCTTACTCATCTCTGTTCCTTGTATGTAATGTGTCCTTTTTCTCTGCTGTCAATATTTCCTTTGCCTTGTTCATTTTCAGCTATTTGGCAATAATAGatcaagtttttgtttgtttttaaatcctgcTTGGGTACTCTTGAGGTTCTTGAATCTGGTAGaggtcttttattattttcagaaaattctcagctattacctctgcaaatatttttcttctcattctttctctcctctcttcctagaTTCCCAATTATATATATTAGACCATACAAAAGTTTTCCCACAGTTCTTTGATAGTCTGTGTTCTTCATTTTTTGCTTTAGTTTGGATGATTTCAATTGACCTATATTCAAGTTCTGATGCTTTTCCCAGCTTTGTTGAGCCTACTCACGAGTACTTCAAAGCATCCTTTGTGACAAATTTTCTTTTCCAGCGTTTCCTATTTGAATCTTTGTTAATTTCCACTGAAATCCCCCACCTATTCATGTATATTATCTCCCCTTCTCACAAAAGCACTCAACACATCAATCAGTTATGTAAAATTCtctaatatttccaaaatatgctCATCTTAATGTGTGGTTTATTAATTAGTCTGCTGTTGCTTGGCAgaggattgtttgttcttttcatcttgtaattTTTTGATTGCATGCCAAACAACATGTATGAAACAGTGGGGACTGaaagtaaatactttttttttttttttttttttttttttgcttgcaaCTGGGTACTGCTATTCTGCATGGATGTTAGGGTGAACCAATCTGGTCAGGAATGAAGTTGGAATTAAATTCTGTTGTTGCAATAGTTTATCTTCAGTACACCACTTCAAATTTTTATAATGTTACCTGGTGCTTAGCATAGGGGCTGGAGTGCTGGAGGATTTTTCTCAATATTCCTTCTTCACCCTCAGCTTTTGCCCATCCCTGTGTACCTGTGCCACAGGATTCTCTGTCCATGTTCTTGCCATTTTCCTGATGTAGCCTGCTATTGCTTAATACTAGGAGCAAGCTAGCCTATTTACGGGAAAGAGGGATATTCTTTATTGTCTTGGATCAGTCTCAGTTTTGAGTGGGGACTGGAGAGGACAGAGATCTTATACATTTGGGGGAGTAGGACTACATAACCCTAAAAATGAGACAGAGTCCTCTTCCCTCATCTGTGAGCAAAAAAGGTGATACTGCCATCTTGTGACCAATCTAAAGACAAGAGTTCACACAAAAGAACAGATGTGAGAGAATTCAAGAAAAGCAATACAAAACCTCCTTGGCTGACCCAGACCCAAGTCTTACCTAcctgtatcttttcatttatatgaacTGGAGAAATATGTTTGGTTCAAGCAACTCTAAGTTACATTTGTTATCACTTACAACTAAAAGCAccctaaatgataaaaccaccaGGAGCTCTCATGATCTTCCCTTGTAGGTGATGACAGTAAAGAAATGCACTAAAAGCCCTGATTTCTGATGATACTGTGCAACTTGAAATAGCACCTTGGAAGCCAGGTTAAGTGGGTACTTTGGTCACCTTGATCATCCAaggagggaaatagaaaaatgataatGCACCAATTTATAACACTACCGAATTGTACTAGGGCATTCTAGGCTGCATGGTTtttgagacctaaagaaattTCACAGAAAGATAAAGGTGCTGACACCTAATTTATCTTTATCCTCAAAAACCCagggaattttgaaaattaacttCAGGAATTTTATTCTTTAGTTTTGGCCATAATGCTATCTAGTGAAATAGAGCAATCACATTATGAGTTCCTAACTATAGAGGATGATATCCCAGTACTTTACTACTTCAATAAAATTGGTAAATGTTAgttgaaaaaaactttaaatgaagtacaaaaaagaaaagactaagcCAAGATCCTGCTTCTCAGAGAAAACTGTTGTATATATGATGATGAATAATCTTTCATACATCATCTATGAAGCATGTATTTGAACATATATGTATACAGACTTAAATTAACTGGATATTATGAGGGTACAATCCACATTTTCACTACACAATAGGCACGATTCTTGTCATTTTAGATTGTTTCCTTACTTTCTGTAACTCCATTTTATAGGAACTTGGAGAAATTTATTCAAACCCCTATttatttccagtttaaaaaattacCCTCATTGTAcaaattatttctattaaaacTGTTTTATCATAAATTATTAATCTGTTTCCAGGTGGGTATgcacattttacatatatatgtatgtatgtattattctATGTTTCCAGGGGgctatgcatattttatatatataatttccatacatatgtatacagtAAAATATGCATACCCACCTAGAAATactatacatactatatatagtacGTGTACACTATATATATACTCTAACAaacttgtgtattttttaatcccACCAACAGAATGCATTGTTTTTGGAAGATAGAGACTAGCAAGTAAAAGACACTTCTATCTTAATAACCAATACATTTGACAAGATGTTTAGAAAAACTcaagatttttcctttctttgtgtgaGTGGGAGGACAGGGATGGAGAACCTGATAAAATTAAAGCCCTACAAAAGCATCAAAGATTCTGCCTAAGGAGGTTTGAATTGGACAAAGGCTATAACTCTTAGAAATCAGTCAGATCAAAAGAACTTTGACATTAATATGGAGACTAATGAACCAAAGTATTGTGATTTCGACATTTATTAAGAAAGTATTTTTCATTAGTAACCATTTCTGACACTTTGCAAATATTACAGTAAAACTGCCTTAACACACAAGGCAGGAGTAAAAAGTCAATTGTGTAAAATGTAGTTTAACCAAAAACATTGTTTATCAGTTTGTATTGTCATTTAAAGTGCACatacgtgtatacacacacacacacacacacacacacacacacagtgctaaACTTAAACTGATGGTATACTGTATAGAAAGAGACCAAATGGTAAGAATTCAGCTCATCCTATTTAAGACAGGACAAAGGATGGGAACCAATCCCCACAGAGTTACAGCCAAATTCATGTAATTTCAGATGGCAATATTGCTTGATATCCTACATTTCAAGGAATATTTTCCCACTTGAAGTGCTTATATTAAGGTTACTTGCAGGATTCCTCctccaaatacatttttaaatgggtttttcttggggggggggaatgagcttcataaaaattttaagcatgatacttttatacatttttagtcATTAGGCAAAACATACTGAACACCTACACTGAGTTATGCAATGTCATGGTTCTGTAAACTCAGCAATGAATGAAGCCCCTTCCCTCACTAAGCTTACATGATAGTGGACATGGATTTAGGCACACTCATCATTGTACCTTTGTTACTCTTACCTTTTATAAGCGCTAGTACAATGATAGTTAAAAGTTACGTGCAATGCCTGTTATGACAGAATCCCTTATGGAAACTCTCTTGTTAGATGTCTCTGCTGTGTGGTCTGACTATTGTGCATGTTGAGGCTGGGCAGAaacattaaattttcattaaagaaattttttctaCTATAATAACTCTAGTGAATGGAAAATTTCAGTTCCTATTTGAGGACttcaaaacaaatagaaatattttatagaactTCATTTCTGTATGGATTCTCTGATGAAGGATAATCCTTACCGTACTCTTCACTTTTATAGAATTTATCACTACTGTGGACTCTCTGATGAATAAGTAGACCTGAGCTCCAACGGAAACCCTTACCACACGCATCACATTTGtatggtttctctcctgtgtggacTCTCTGATGAGCTTGAAGGTTTGATCTCTGACTGAAGCCCTTTCCACACACCTCACATTTGTATGGTTTTTCCCCAGTGTGGACTCTGTGATGAGCTTGAAGACTTGAAAACCCACTGAAACCCTTACCACACTGCTCACATTTATAGGGCCTCCCTTCGGTGTGAACCCTCTGATGTGCTTGAAGGCGTGAACTCTCACTGAAGCCCTTTGTGCATACCTCACATTTGTACGGTTTCCCTCCTGTGTGGACCCTCCGATGTGCTTCAAGGCGTGAACTCTGACTAAAGCCCTTCCCACACATCTCACATTTGTATGGTTTCACTCTAGTGTGGACTCTCTGATGACCTTGAAGATATGCTCTCTGACTGAAGCCCTTCCCACATACCTCACATATATATGGTCTCTCTCCAGTGTGGACACTCTGATGGCTTTGAAGGTATGATCGCTGACTGAAGCTCTTACCACACTCGTCACATTGGTAtggcttctctcctgtgtggaCTCTCTGATGGGCCAGAAGAGTTGAAGCCTTACTGAAGCCCTTACCACATTCTCcacatttatagggtttctctcctgtgtgaactCGCTGATGAATTTGAAGATTAAAGCTCCAACTAAAGCCCTTCCCACACTCTTCACATTTGAATGGTTTTTCGCCAGTGTGGACTCTCTGATGGCCTTGAAGGTGTGAACTTCGACTGAAGCCCTTCCCACACTCCTCACACTTgtatggtttctctccagtgtgaactcTCTGATGGCCTTGAAGGTATGAATTGCGACTAAAGCCCTTCCCACACTCTTCACATTTGTATGGTTTTTCTCCAGTGTGGACTCTCTGATGGGCTTGAAGGTATGAACTCCGACTAAATCCCTTGTCACACTCCTCACatttataaggtttctctcctgtgtggacTCTCTGATGAACATTAAGAACTGATCTATGACTGAAGCCTTTACCACATGCATTGCATTTGTATGGCTTCTCTCCAGCGTGGACTCTCTGACGATCTTTAAGTTTTGAACTCCAATTGAAGCCATTCCCACAGTCCTTGTAAGCTTTCTCTCCAATGTGAATTTTCTGATGATCTTGAAGATATGAATTTTGGCTGAAGCTCTTACCACATGCATAATGTTTATACGGTTGTTCCCTAGTGTGGACTATCTGAAGGTCCTGAAAATGTGAGACCAGACTGAAGTCATTACCACATTCCTTGGAATTATAAGGAATCTCTTCCATGCGAACTCTATGCTGAATGTTAAGATTTGAGCTACAAATAAAACCCTTCTCATATTCCACATCTGTGTATAGTTTCTCTTCAGTGTGGATCTTCTGGTGGACTTGAAGACAAGAACTCTGATTAAAGACATTCCCATTCTCCTCATATTCATGGGGTTTCTCCACAGTACAGACTCTAAAAATACTATTAAGGTCTAAGCTATGACTGAAGTCTTTCTCATAAATATTGCATCTATAGGATGCCGCCCCTGTGTGATTAAGTTCACAAGTGTTGAGAGAGGAGCACTGATCGAAGTTCTCACCATATCCACATTTACATGGCTTCTCCTCTGTATGTTCTCTCTGATGGGATTGCAGATGTGAACTCTCAAAAGCACAATCATCTCCTCTATGAACACTCTGATGAGTATGAAGAGCTGAACTATAACTACAGCCCTTTCTACATGGACTGTAGGAATAGGTCTTCCCTTCTAAGTGTAACTGCTGATAAACTTCTGAGCTGGAATCATCACTGAAGGCTCTTCTGTACTCATTACAGGGGTAGGGCTTTTGCCCTGTTTGAATTAAGTCTTGATTAAGCAATGAAACCTTCATGTTCCCTCCACAGTCATGGCAgctgtagtttttttcttttctgtgtactCTCACATTATCATTGTGATGTGATATCCAACTGGTGCGGTCACACTTACAGAAATTATTCTTCATCAAAATTTGCTGACATCTACATTGATAATTATGTGACTCGGTCAGATACATTTTCCTCCAAGAATGCTGGGATCTCCAAGATGGAAATTCTTGACTTTTTAGGCAATTGGAAACATCCTCTGTATGAGTCAATATACAGTTCTCATCTTCAGAAATATGAATTGGTACTCCTGCCCAAAGCTGGCAGGGGAAATCACCTTGTTTGTGCAACTGAGAAATATTCCCTTGAAAATTTTTCATGGAATCTTGACACCTGGTTAACCCTCCTGCACCTTGTTGCCAGGTCTTCTGGGAAGAAAGCTCTTTGGGAGAAATGTAGCCTAATCCCACTTCTTGATTCCTATCCATATTGTGTTGACTCTTGGTTCctataatgataaagaaaatttagACATGTGCACAAGTGAATGTTTTTATTCAGAGATTTCAAGATTTGGCACTTAGGTCATGACATGAAACTTCGATGAACTACGGGAAAATTCATGTTACTACTTCTAAGAGTACTTAGAAAATGGCTCTTCTTTGGTTGTATCATATTCCGGGTTCCACATAATTCAGGCTATCTGTATGCCTCAAAATCAGGGCTTTGCAACACAACCTGGAAACATCAAACATGGTAGCCCTATTCAAAAGGCCTAGTAAAACCATGTAAGTTTTATCATGGGTTGCCTGGAGATCCCAAGGACAAAATAGAAGGGGGTATTCTGAAATTAGAAAGAATAGGATTCAAGTGGACAAATGCTTTTTATTCTGATAAtaacttttgttttctctggcaTGTGGGTATGGCAATGTTTTAGTTTGTGTTAGGAGAAAGCGTTAAATGCTGTGCAGAGGAAAGTAAGCACAGATCTCTATGCCCGAGGCATCATATGGCCTCTCTCTAATAAGCTATTTATCTTCATGAGAATAATAAACTCTTCTAAGTCACTGTATGCCATAAGTTTCaactgatctaaaaaaaaaaaaggtatttcacaATTAGTAAAGGCCATTGTTTGGTCAGAATGTGAAACACTGTGACAGAATTCAActccaaagacagaaaaaaaaatggaggtggagggagggagcacagcaAAGTTCCCTAGCACCTTTAGGTGTCCTTTGAGGCAAATCATCAAAAACCAAAACTCAATGAACACTGACTTTGGCTTGTGTCCTTTTACTGGAAAAATACTTCGATGTTTAGGAAATCTGAAGTACCAGAAGAGTTGAGGACAGGCATATTTGGGTGGAAATGGTCTGTCACTTAGTTATTAACACTCAGCTTACAAGCAGACAGCATATAATGAATAGATCCCAGGGTGAGTCATTCTCACTCTCAGAACTAAAAGGGCACGTATATGTGTTATTCATGGGAAAGAAACTGGTGATGGCAGTTTTGCCACAAAGTTGAAAAGCTGTATAAGAGGCAGGGCTACACTTAGGGGATCACCTGCTGATGGGAAAAGCCAAGGTCACAGGAATCTCTTGTGGAttgagtctttttaatttttaaaataacctaaaatactgtattttttcttgTATAAAATCTTATGGGTAACCCCCTATTAtccccaacttaaaaaaaagaaaaaagaaaaaaagaaaatgccactgATGACTGGGTGGCACTAGGCTCCAGGGCACTGCAGTGACTGCAGGGTAACACTTGATGGCACATCCATACGTGTTCCTCTCggtactttaaaagaaaatgctagtggggtgcctgagtggctcagttggttaagtgtccaactctttttttttcttaatattttatttatttgacagagagagacagccagcaagagagggaacacaggcagggagagtgggagaggaagaagcaggcttctagcggagaagcctgatgtggggctcgatcccagaacgccgggatcacgccctgagccaaaggcagacacctaacgactgcgccacccaggcgccccaagtgtccaactcttgatttcacctcaggtcatgatctcagggttgtgagatcgagccccgagtcagctCCAGGCTGGGcgctggagtctgcttaagagtctctctctctctctgtctctctccccacccttgtCAATCTCCTCCCTCGccaaaaaccaacaaacaaacaacaacaacaaaccacttAGTGATGTCTCTGGATTCTCAAAAGCCAAGCTTCCAAttattacattaatattttatcacCTAAAGATGAAGTGAAGGGCCATACTACAGGAGGTAGATAAAGTAAATAGCTTATGCATGAGAAGTTTGGCCTCCAG
This genomic window from Ursus arctos isolate Adak ecotype North America unplaced genomic scaffold, UrsArc2.0 scaffold_19, whole genome shotgun sequence contains:
- the ZNF112 gene encoding zinc finger protein 112 isoform X1, producing MIEFQEPVTFKDVAVVFSEEELGLLDSTQRKLYRDVMLENFGNLVSVGNQPFKPELIFQLEREEKLLMMEAETQREGYLGTKSQHNMDRNQEVGLGYISPKELSSQKTWQQGAGGLTRCQDSMKNFQGNISQLHKQGDFPCQLWAGVPIHISEDENCILTHTEDVSNCLKSQEFPSWRSQHSWRKMYLTESHNYQCRCQQILMKNNFCKCDRTSWISHHNDNVRVHRKEKNYSCHDCGGNMKVSLLNQDLIQTGQKPYPCNEYRRAFSDDSSSEVYQQLHLEGKTYSYSPCRKGCSYSSALHTHQSVHRGDDCAFESSHLQSHQREHTEEKPCKCGYGENFDQCSSLNTCELNHTGAASYRCNIYEKDFSHSLDLNSIFRVCTVEKPHEYEENGNVFNQSSCLQVHQKIHTEEKLYTDVEYEKGFICSSNLNIQHRVRMEEIPYNSKECGNDFSLVSHFQDLQIVHTREQPYKHYACGKSFSQNSYLQDHQKIHIGEKAYKDCGNGFNWSSKLKDRQRVHAGEKPYKCNACGKGFSHRSVLNVHQRVHTGEKPYKCEECDKGFSRSSYLQAHQRVHTGEKPYKCEECGKGFSRNSYLQGHQRVHTGEKPYKCEECGKGFSRSSHLQGHQRVHTGEKPFKCEECGKGFSWSFNLQIHQRVHTGEKPYKCGECGKGFSKASTLLAHQRVHTGEKPYQCDECGKSFSQRSYLQSHQSVHTGERPYICEVCGKGFSQRAYLQGHQRVHTRVKPYKCEMCGKGFSQSSRLEAHRRVHTGGKPYKCEVCTKGFSESSRLQAHQRVHTEGRPYKCEQCGKGFSGFSSLQAHHRVHTGEKPYKCEVCGKGFSQRSNLQAHQRVHTGEKPYKCDACGKGFRWSSGLLIHQRVHSSDKFYKSEEYGKDYPSSENPYRNEVL
- the ZNF112 gene encoding zinc finger protein 112 isoform X2 encodes the protein MLENFGNLVSVGNQPFKPELIFQLEREEKLLMMEAETQREGYLGTKSQHNMDRNQEVGLGYISPKELSSQKTWQQGAGGLTRCQDSMKNFQGNISQLHKQGDFPCQLWAGVPIHISEDENCILTHTEDVSNCLKSQEFPSWRSQHSWRKMYLTESHNYQCRCQQILMKNNFCKCDRTSWISHHNDNVRVHRKEKNYSCHDCGGNMKVSLLNQDLIQTGQKPYPCNEYRRAFSDDSSSEVYQQLHLEGKTYSYSPCRKGCSYSSALHTHQSVHRGDDCAFESSHLQSHQREHTEEKPCKCGYGENFDQCSSLNTCELNHTGAASYRCNIYEKDFSHSLDLNSIFRVCTVEKPHEYEENGNVFNQSSCLQVHQKIHTEEKLYTDVEYEKGFICSSNLNIQHRVRMEEIPYNSKECGNDFSLVSHFQDLQIVHTREQPYKHYACGKSFSQNSYLQDHQKIHIGEKAYKDCGNGFNWSSKLKDRQRVHAGEKPYKCNACGKGFSHRSVLNVHQRVHTGEKPYKCEECDKGFSRSSYLQAHQRVHTGEKPYKCEECGKGFSRNSYLQGHQRVHTGEKPYKCEECGKGFSRSSHLQGHQRVHTGEKPFKCEECGKGFSWSFNLQIHQRVHTGEKPYKCGECGKGFSKASTLLAHQRVHTGEKPYQCDECGKSFSQRSYLQSHQSVHTGERPYICEVCGKGFSQRAYLQGHQRVHTRVKPYKCEMCGKGFSQSSRLEAHRRVHTGGKPYKCEVCTKGFSESSRLQAHQRVHTEGRPYKCEQCGKGFSGFSSLQAHHRVHTGEKPYKCEVCGKGFSQRSNLQAHQRVHTGEKPYKCDACGKGFRWSSGLLIHQRVHSSDKFYKSEEYGKDYPSSENPYRNEVL